The nucleotide window ctaatgccggctcctccgcttgtcagctgtgtggccttgagcaagtcacttctctgtgcctcagttccctcatctgtaaaatggggattaagactgtgagccccacaggggacaacctgataaccttgtatctatcccagcacttagaacagtgctttgcacctagtaagtgcttaacaaataccattattattatttctgtacctctctgcctccctccacccctctttttctgcctctcttgctctctccacaTCTTTTTCttactctgcttctcctctttctccttctgtctgtctgtcccttctcCTGTCTCTGGGCGGGTCTTGccctgtctgggcccagggaggggcGGCGCACCGGCAGAGGGTGGGCCGATGAGGACAGCGAAGGCCTCCACCAGGAGCACGAGGCCGATGGCGCTGGAGAACTTGCGCGGGCCGACGGCGGCCATGAGCACCTCGAACTGCAGGGCCCCGACCATGCCGTAGGAGAGACCGAAGGAGACGCAGAAGCCCACCAGAGCCGGGTAGGTGCGGGCCCGGGCGCCGCACACGTCCGTCAGGCCGTTGAAGAGCATGGCCAGGCTGAAGAAGTAGGCCACGCGCGGTCGcacccagcccagcccggccACGGCCCCGCAGGACGGCCGGGCCAAGATGTCCACGAAGCCGATGACCGACAGCAGGAAGGCGGCCTCCGCGTCCGGCACGCCCGAGTCCTTGGCGTAGTTGACCAGGAGGATGGCCGGCACGAAGAGGCCCAGCACCAGGACGAACTTGGCCACCACGTAGACCACGAAGCCGCGCTCGGTGAAGATGGAGAAGTCCAGGAGCTTCTTCCTCCGGCCCTTCCTCTCCCGGTTCGGCCCTCGGCCCGGTGGCCGCCCCTCCTCCGCCGCCCCCAAGGGAAGCGTCTCCTTGGCCCGGGCCAGGACCGTGGCCGGTGGCCTCATGACGGCCCCGCAGGTGCAGCAGTTGAGCAGGAGACCCCCCATGATGAGGAAACCCCCCCGCCAGCCGAAGCGCTCCAGCAGCACCTGGCCCAGGGGCGAGAGGGCCGACAGAAAGACGGGACTGCCGGCCGCCGCCAGCCCGTTGGCCAGGGGCCGGCGCTGGTCGAAGTAGGCGCCCAGCATGATGAGGGAGGGCTGGAAGTTGAGGGCCAGGCCCAgacctggaggtggggaggaagaggaggaggacacggtggaggaggagggccccgAACCGGAAGAGGTGCCgggagcaataatgataataattgtggcatttgttaagcacttaatacgtgccaggcactgtactgagtgctggggtggatacaagcaaataggattggacccagtcccagtcccacgaggggctcaccgtctcaagcagagcggaggggtggaggaagagggggaccagcggGCAGAGGGGCAGACTCCCGCTGGGGCTTGAGGGCAGAAAGGGGCAGATCAACCATCCCGGGACCCCCGGAAACTGCCCAACAATGATCCCtcgacaagagaagcagcgtggctcagtggaaagagcccgggctttggagtcagagggcacgggttcaaatcctagctcctccaattgtcagctgtgtggctttgggcaaggcacaccacttctctgggcctcagttccctcatctgtaaaatggggattaagactgggagccccacgtgggacaacctgatcaccgtgtatccccccagcgcttagaacagtgctttgcacatagtaagcgcttaacaaataccattatcatcaacatcatcaaccctgggccgcccccctccctccttccgagtggctgtccatccatccatccatccctccatccatccatccatccgccccTCGGCACCTGTGAGCACGCCGGCCGTCAGATACAGctcgatgatggtggtggtgaaggCGGCCAGGACCATGCCCGAAGAAGCCAGCAGGCCCCCCACCAGCATTACCGGCCGGCAGCCAAACCGGTTCACCAGGATGCTGGACACGGGGCCtggtggggacggggggggacAGGGCTGAGGCCCCGGCCCTCctgcccactcctctccctcaGGTCCCTCCTGGCTGGGGAGCCCCACTTCCCGATCCCAGCCCCGAGTTGGGGCCGGGGCGCGGATACAGGAGATGCCGGGCCTCTGTCCCCACCAAAGCAGCAGCGCCCAAGCCCTCGGGAAAGGTCACAGCCCCACGAACCTaatgtgaagggaggtgaggaagcccCCTCGCAAAGGAGGAAAGGGCGGGCAGCTCTCCGCTAGGATGGGTTAGGGgcaaggggatcaatcaatcatatttattgagcgcttactgtgtgcagagcactggactaagcgcttgggaagtacaagttggcaacatagagagacagtccctacccaacagtgggctcacagcctagaagactggGGGATGGACTagatattattatatttggtaagcacttactatatgccaaataccgttcttagcgctggggtagatacaaggtaatcaggttggacacagtccctgtcccatgtggggcccacggtcttaatccccattttacagatgaggtaactgaggcacggagaagcaaagcgacttgcccaaggtctcccagcaaacGAGCGGCGCagacgggattaggacccaggtccttctgattccccgtggctcagtggaaaagagcctgggctttggagtcagaggtcatgggttcaaaagccggctctgccaattagctgtgtgactttgggcaagtcacttcgcttctctgggcctcagttccctcatctgtaaaatggggattaagactgtgagccccacaggggacaacctgatcaccttgtatctatcccagcgcttagaacagtgctttgcacctagtaagcacttaactaataccattattattataattattattaaatcctggctctgccaattagctgtgtgactttgggcaagtcacttaacttctctgggcctcagtgacctcacctgtaaaatggggattaagactgtgagccccacgggggacaacctcatcaccttgtatctatcccagcgcttagaacagtgctttgcacctagtaagtgcttaacaaataccattattattattattattaaatcccggctctgccaatgagctgtgtgactttgagcaagtcacttaacttctctgggcctcagtgacctcatctgtaaaatggggattaagactgtgagccccacgggggacaacctcatcaccttgtatctatcccagcgcttagaacagtgctttgcacctactaagcgcttaacaaataccattattattattaaatcccagctgtgccaatgagctgtgtgactttgggcacttaacttctctgggcctcagtgacctcatctgtaaaatggggatgaagactgtgagccccccgggggacaacctgatcacctcgtaacctccccagcgcttagaacagtgccttgcacatagtaagcgcttaataaatgccgtcattattactattagtattcccaggcctgcggtctctccattaggccacgctgcttaatgactTTGGATGGTCCCTTCCGGGTCTTGGGTTCTAGGTTCCCCACCCGgccaaggtgaggtgggaggagggttcGGGGGTCTCCCCGAGGGGGTCCGCGGTGTCAGACCTGTGCCGTACAGCATGGCCAGCATGATGGAGGAGATCCAGGCCGTGTCGCTGTAGCCCACGCCGAAGTCCCGCATCAGCTCCTTGAAGTAGACGCTGACGGCCTTGGGGAAGGCGTAGGAGAAGCCGGTGATGATGAAGCAGCCGAGCAGCACGATCCAGCCCCAGCCGCCGTCGGGGGGCCGCGCCAGGGGGTCCTCACCCGGTCCGCCTGCCCCCATGGTCACCCCTTTGCCGCtccaggagctgggggagacagcGGGAGTGAGAAGGCCGCTCCATGTATAAGGGGTCGGTCGCACACGGGCACCTGCTAatattaatacataataataacggtggtattaagcgcttactctgtgccaggcactgtactaagcactggggtggatacaagcaaatcgggttgacatagcccctgtcctgcctggggctcaccgtctcaatccccattttacagacgaggaaacaggcgcagagaagtgaagtgacttgcccaaggtcacacagcagacaagtggcagagctggaattaaaacccgtgaccctttgactcccaggctcctgctgaatcgtacttgttaagctcttactatgggccaagcactgctctaagcgctggggtagatacaaggtattcagcgtggctcagtggaaaagagcatgggctttggagtcagaggtcatgggttctaatcccggctctgccacgtgtctgctgggtgaccttggcaagtcacttcacttctctgggcctcagttaccacaactgtaaaatagggattaataataatagtaatgatggtatttgttaagcgctatgtgcaaagcactgttctaagtgctggggaggttacagctctttccactgagccacaatatggCCTTCAGAGGGCCTGCCTCCGGTCCCCCTTggtggaggggctggaggggggtgctggggcaggtcaatcaatcaatcaatcaatcgtacttattgagcgcttactgtgtgcagagcactgtactaagcgcttgggaagtacaagttggcaacatatagagacagtccctacccaacagtgggctcacagtctaaaagggggagacagagaacaaaacctaacatactaacaaaataaaataaatagaatagatatgtacaagatagagtaataaatatatacaaacatatatacatatatacaggtgctgtggggaagggaaggaggtaagatgggggggatggagagggggacgagggggaggggtccTCTCTAAGGGTCcatctctcccactgccttccCGCCCCTCCGCCTGctgaggagagggttgaggggcTCCCGCAGGCCGGGTCTCTTGTTGTCGGGGCGCAGAGATGAACGGGATCTGAGCAAGATTCAGCCAGAccaaatcccttcaaagccctactgagagctcacctcctccaggaggccttcccagactgagccccctccttcctctccccctcctcatcccccccaccttacctccttcccctccccacagcacctgtatatatgtccgtacagatttattactctatttattttacctgtacatatttattatttattttatttggtttatatgttctggtttgttgtctgtctcccccttctagactgtgagcccgctgttgggtagggaccgtctctatatgttgccagcttggacttcccaagtgcttagtacagtgctctgcacacagtgagcactcaataaatatgatttaatgttattactctattttacttgtacatatttattctatttattttattttgttaatatgttttgttttgttgcctgtctcccccttctagactgtgagcccactgttgggtagggaccgtctctatatcttgccaacttgtacttcccaagtgcttaagtacagtgctctgcacacagtaagcgctcaataaatacgattgaatgttattattctatttatttgattttgttaatatgttctgttttgttgtctgtctcccccttctagactgtgagcccgctgttgggtagggaccgtctctatacgttgccaacttggacttcccaagcgcttagtacagtgctctgcacacagcgctcaataaatacgattgaatgttattactctatttatttgattttgttaatatgttctgttttgttgtctgtctcccccttctagactgtgagcccgctgttgggtagggaccgtctctatgtgttgccagcttgtacttcccaaacgcttagtacagtgctctgcacacagtaagcgctcaataaatacgattgagtgttattactctattttacttgtacatatttattctatttattttattttgttattatgttttgttttgttctctgtctctcccttctagactgtgagcccactgttgggtagggaccgtctctatatgttgccaacttggacttcccaagcgcttagtacagtgctgtgcacacagtaagcgctcaataaatacgattgaatgaatgaatcccaccagtATCAAGCCCGATtagccagtatctaccccagtgcttagttcagtgactggcacgaggtaaagcgctttacaaataccattacaaatccTCAACCTTGGACCCtggcccaagcagcgtggcttagtggaaaaagcctgggtttgggagtcagcggatgtgggttctaatcccggctccaccccttgtgtgcaagccacttcacttctctatgcctcatttacctcatctgaaaaatggggattaagactatgagtcccacatgggacaacctgattaccttgtacctaccccagcatttagaacagtgcttggcacataataataataataataatgacatttattaagcgcttactatgtgcaaagcactggggaggttacaaggtgatcagcttgtcccagggggcctcacagttttaatccccattttagatgaggtgactgaggcccagagaagtgaagtgacttgcccaaagtcacacagctgacaattggcagagctgggattcgaacccatgacctctgactccaaagcccacaaagcccatgctctttccactgagccacgctgaagctcttaccaaatactgTCATTTTTATGATTATTCCCTGCTCTGGATGGGCTccttaggtcaggctgcttcccataataataataataataataataataacggcatttattaagtgcttactatgtgcaaagcactgttctaagcgctgaggaggttacaagccaAGCCTATCCAGTTTTCTGATTggccatgactgtgagcccggacgccccagtccagacttcactaaGCCCGAGCGATCCCACAGAGAATCTGCTTCCCGAGGCTTCCCCATCCTATCCGGTCccgcccagataataataacgatgatggtctttgttaagcgcttactatgtgccaggcactgtactaaacgctggggtggatacaagcaatccgagctggacacagtcactgtcccacgtgaggatcacaCCCCCAATCCCCtatccacagatgaggtaactgaggcccagacaagtgacccacccaagatcacacagccggcaaaagtggcagagcggaattagaacccatgaccttctgactcgtctTGCTGGCTGGGGGTTGCGTCCGGATGGGGGCTACtttcctcatccccttcctctcAGAGCCCCtggcccctcttcctctctcttcagctctcattcattcccaaactgagccccttccttcctctccccctcatccccctctccatccctctccttcccttccccacagctgctgtatatatctttgtacatatttattactctatttatttatttattttacttgtacatatctattgtatttattttattttgttagtatgtttggttttgttctctgtctcccccttctagactgtgagcccactgttgggtagggactgtctctgtatgttgccaacttgtacttcccaagcgcttagtacagtgctctgcacacagtaagcgctcaataaatacgattgattgattcattcattcattcatatttattgagcgcttactgagtgcagagcgctgtgctaagtgctttggaagtataatacggcaatagagagagacaatccctgaccacaacgggcccgttgttgggtagggattgtctctatctgttgccgaattgtactttccaagcgcttagtacagtgctctacacacaggaagcgctcaataaatatgattgtatgaatgcaTGGAGTGGGGGACTTCTTGCCCTAGTCAGCTGACCCCACACAGACCCTGCACAATCCCCAGGCCCCACCACAGCCAGAACGcctggtgaggtaataataataataataataataataataataataataataataataatggcatttgttaagcacttacatgtgcaaagcactgttctaagcgctggggggatacaataataataataataataataatggtatttgttaagcgcttactatgtgcaaagcactgttctaagcgctggggatgttacaaggtgatcaggttgtcggggggggggggctcacagttttaatccccatattacagatgaggtcactgaggcacagagaagccaagtgacttgcccaaagtcacacagctgacagttggcggagctgggatacaaagtgagcaggttgccccacgtggggctcacagccttaatccccattttccagatgaggtaaccgaggcccagagaaatgaagtgatttgcccaaagccacacagctgacaagtggtggagccgggattagaacccatgacctctggctcctaaagcctgtgccctttccactgagccacactccttctctagcactgggtctccccctgcccacagcccaggcctccgccccctccccaaaggaCCCCCGAGTCACTGACCtgatgtgctgagcgctgggccgagatcattcattcattcattcaatcgtatttattgagcgcttactgtgtacagagcactggactaagcgcttgggaagtccaagtcggcaacatctagagatggtccctacccaaacgcgggctcacagtctagaagggggagacaggcaacaaaacaaaacatattaacaaaagaaaataaatagaacaaatatgtacaagtaaaatagagtaataacattcaattgtattgattgagcgcttactgggtgcagagcactgtactaagcgcttgggaagtccaagttggcaacatctagagacggtccctacccaacagcgggctcacagtctagaagggggagacagacaacaaaacaaaacatattaacaaaataaaataaatggaagaaatatgtacaagtaaaatagaataatagcattcaattgtatttattgagcacttactgtgtgcagagcactgtactaagcgcttgggaagttcaagttggcaacatgtagagacggcccctacccaacagcgggctcacagtctagaagggggacagacaacaaaacaaaacatattaacaaaataaaataaatagaataaatatgtacaagtaaaatagaataataacattcaattgtatttattgagcacttactgtgtgcagagcactgtactaagcgcttgggaagtccaagttggcaacatctagagatggtccctacccaacagcgggctcacagtctagaagagggagacagacaacaaaacaaaacatattaacaaaagaaaataaatagaacaaataggtacaagtaaaataaatagagtaataacattcaattgcattcattgagcacttactctgtgcagagcactgtactattaagactgtgagccccccgtgggacaacctgttcaccatgtaacctccccagcgcttaggacagtgctttgcacatagtaagcacttaataaatgctattattattattattattactaagcgcttgggaagtccaagttggcaacatatagagacggtccctacccaacagtgggctcacagtctagaagggggagacagacaacaaaacacattaacaaaataaaataaatggaacaaatatgtacaagtaaaatagaataataacatttgtatttattgagcacttactgtgtgcagagcactggactaagcgcttgggaagtccaagttgggaacatctagagacggtccctacctaacagcgggctcacagtctagaagggggagacagacaacaaaacacattaacaaaataaaataaatggaacaaatatgtacaagtaaaatagaataataacatttgatcgtatttattgagcacttactgtgtgcagagcactggactaagcgcttgggaagtccaagttggcaacatctagagacggtccctggtccctacctaacagcgggctcacagtctagaagggggagacagacaacaaaacacattaacaaaataaaataaatggaacaaatatgtacaagtaaaatagaataataacatttgatcgtatttattgagcacttactgtgtgcagagcactggactaagcgcttgggaagtccaagttggcaacatctagagacggtccctggtccctacctaacagcgggctcacagtctagaagggggagacagacaacaaaacacattaacaaaataaaataaatggaacaaatatgtacaagtaaaacagagtaataacattcaattgtatttattgagcacttactgtgtgcagagcaccggactaagcgcttgggaagtccaagttggcaacatctagagacggtccctacccaacagcgggctcacatcctcCCGGGTGGGCCCGTCTGTCTGCTCCCTTACCAACTGAGCCTGGGGCCGGCTCCGGTTGAACTGGGGGGGGTCCCGGCCAGCCCCCCGGACTCTGAGCGGGGCCTCTGGGTCCCGGGAGTCCCTCCGTACTGGGCGACGAGCTGAGCGGGATGGGGTCTACTTGGGCCCAGGGCCCGCTCCGGCTGGCTCTGGTGGGCAGGAGGGGCTTTAAGCCGGGTTGGGGGCCCGGGGCTGAGCCAGCGGGGCCTGCCTCCACTCAGCTAAGAGGCTTttggactggggaggggggcatggagggaagagagcagggaccccaatctgactctctctccctccctccctgctgggataataataataataataatggcatttataataataataataataatattggtatttgttaagcgcttactatgtgcaaaccactgttctaagcgctggggtaggtacaaggtaatcaggttgtcccacgaggggctcacggttttgttctctgtctcatcatcatcatcatcaatcgtatttattgagcgcttcctatgtgaagagcactgtactaagcgcttgggaagtacaaattggcaacatatagagacagtccctacccaacagtgggctcacagtctaaaagctgccaGTAAAAGTCTAGaagctgccacttatcagccgaatgaccttggacaaatcacttttttTCGGTTAGggatttagttagtatgtttgggtttgttctctgtctcccccttttagactgtgagccctctgttgggtagggactgtctctatatgttgccaacttggacttcccaagcgtttagtgcagtgctctgcacacagtaagcgctcaataaatacgattgaatgaatgaatatgttgccaacttggacttcccaagcgcttagtacagtgctctgaaaaacagtaagcactcaataaatacgattgatgatgatgatccccattttacagatgagggaactgaggcccagagaagtgaagtgacttgcccaacgtcacacagctgacaagtggcggagccgggatttgaacccacaacctctgactccaaagccctggctctttccactgagccacgccgcttaagcacttactatgtgcaaggcactgttctaagcgctgggggtgtacaaggtgatcaggttgtcccacggtgggctcacagtcttcatccccattttccagatgaggtaagtgaagttacttgcccagagtcacacagctgacaagtggcaggggcaggattcgaacgcgtggcctctgactccaaagtccgtgctctttccactgagccagtaagtGGGCTGACgaggagagggaagacagggcAGTGCCAATTGTACTCGGAAAGCCCAGCTGAGGCTGGCCATCTTAGCTCACTTTGAGCCCCCAGACTGGCCCCtgttgtcaattaatcaatcaatcgtatttattgagcgcttactg belongs to Tachyglossus aculeatus isolate mTacAcu1 chromosome 14, mTacAcu1.pri, whole genome shotgun sequence and includes:
- the SLC16A8 gene encoding monocarboxylate transporter 3; translation: MGAGGPGEDPLARPPDGGWGWIVLLGCFIITGFSYAFPKAVSVYFKELMRDFGVGYSDTAWISSIMLAMLYGTGPVSSILVNRFGCRPVMLVGGLLASSGMVLAAFTTTIIELYLTAGVLTGLGLALNFQPSLIMLGAYFDQRRPLANGLAAAGSPVFLSALSPLGQVLLERFGWRGGFLIMGGLLLNCCTCGAVMRPPATVLARAKETLPLGAAEEGRPPGRGPNRERKGRRKKLLDFSIFTERGFVVYVVAKFVLVLGLFVPAILLVNYAKDSGVPDAEAAFLLSVIGFVDILARPSCGAVAGLGWVRPRVAYFFSLAMLFNGLTDVCGARARTYPALVGFCVSFGLSYGMVGALQFEVLMAAVGPRKFSSAIGLVLLVEAFAVLIGPPSAGRLVDTLKNYEIIFYLAGSEVILSALFLATATFCCLRPAEAPPQPPAPSGDSDTEEAEAPEAPPPLPGAEAETHLPMEERRPEGEGASEPGQGRSEETLDRGSF